One region of Syntrophobacter fumaroxidans MPOB genomic DNA includes:
- the yedF gene encoding sulfurtransferase-like selenium metabolism protein YedF has translation MAEKNQGEQKKQASGAPGAENKQDDNNSMKTLVILATDCVGRGNDELGRGIVISFVKTMKEMKDELWRLVLLNGGVKLAAEGSEALAPLQELARDGLGILVCGKCLETFGLVEKRRVGAAANMLDIVTAMQVAEKVISFG, from the coding sequence ATGGCAGAGAAGAATCAAGGTGAGCAGAAAAAACAGGCTTCTGGTGCCCCGGGCGCGGAAAACAAACAGGATGACAATAATTCCATGAAAACCCTGGTCATCCTGGCGACCGATTGCGTCGGAAGGGGAAACGACGAACTGGGACGGGGCATAGTCATCAGTTTTGTCAAGACGATGAAAGAGATGAAGGACGAATTGTGGCGTCTCGTGCTGTTGAATGGTGGAGTCAAACTGGCGGCGGAAGGCTCTGAAGCACTGGCCCCCCTCCAGGAACTGGCCCGGGATGGTCTCGGCATTCTCGTTTGCGGCAAATGCCTGGAGACTTTCGGCCTGGTGGAGAAAAGGCGGGTGGGTGCCGCCGCAAACATGCTGGATATCGTGACCGCCATGCAGGTGGCGGAAAAAGTGATTTCTTTCGGCTAA
- a CDS encoding MarR family winged helix-turn-helix transcriptional regulator: MTTGDFDLHHAGDEPHLIREIMRTHQAVLNVFSRRVGMPAARLALMRLLGTCRSEAVGVMWIARQLGIDAAAVTRQVQAMEREGLVERCKDARDGRRSHVKLTDDGLRAFLQVHERAHAFERALGADVSAEDMAAAARVLVRLRAALEALP; the protein is encoded by the coding sequence ATGACAACCGGAGATTTCGACTTGCACCACGCCGGGGATGAGCCGCATCTCATTCGTGAGATCATGCGCACGCACCAGGCGGTGCTGAACGTGTTCAGCCGCCGGGTGGGAATGCCGGCAGCGCGGCTGGCGCTGATGCGACTCCTTGGAACTTGCCGCTCGGAGGCCGTCGGGGTCATGTGGATCGCCCGGCAACTGGGCATCGATGCGGCGGCGGTCACTCGCCAGGTGCAAGCCATGGAAAGGGAGGGGCTGGTCGAGCGCTGCAAAGATGCCAGGGATGGTCGACGCAGTCACGTCAAATTGACGGATGACGGGCTGAGGGCTTTCCTCCAGGTGCACGAGCGGGCGCACGCTTTCGAGCGGGCACTCGGCGCCGACGTATCCGCGGAAGACATGGCCGCAGCGGCACGTGTCCTGGTTCGCCTGCGTGCCGCTCTCGAAGCGTTGCCCTGA
- a CDS encoding DUF4405 domain-containing protein — protein sequence MKNTGTKWFNLRGFVMLTAAVSGLGLPITGLANHWHQMESMLSVSRHAWMSAHNVLGVLFIVSSVSHALLNRRTFLNHVRGRAVRPGISKEAIGAVILVVVMLSIAVGHAIH from the coding sequence ATGAAAAACACCGGCACGAAGTGGTTCAACCTGCGGGGTTTCGTCATGCTCACAGCGGCCGTTTCCGGTCTCGGGCTGCCGATCACCGGTCTGGCCAACCACTGGCACCAGATGGAATCCATGCTGTCCGTCTCGCGACACGCCTGGATGTCGGCACACAACGTTCTGGGCGTCCTCTTCATTGTATCGAGCGTCTCGCACGCGCTTCTCAATCGTCGCACATTCCTCAACCACGTCCGAGGTCGTGCCGTCCGTCCGGGCATAAGCAAAGAAGCCATCGGGGCCGTCATCCTTGTCGTGGTAATGCTGTCCATTGCGGTGGGCCACGCGATTCACTAG